Within Cellulophaga sp. L1A9, the genomic segment GTATTTTTATCAAGGACAATTCCTGATATTTTTGACTCCTGACTTATTGCAGCGGAGGAGGTTACAAAACAAAGAACAATTAAGATATTTTTTAATAGTGTCATAACTTATATTTATTGCAGACTAATTTAAAATTTAGACAAAGCTAAAAATATATTTATGATTACAAAATTTTATTTTAGTGTCTTAAATAAAAATGTACTTTTGTATAAACTTATTTGATGACACATTCTGAGGAGAATTATTTAAAAGCGATTTATCATTTGGGGGGTATTGAGGACGAAACAGTATCTACCAATGCCATAGCGGAGCAGATGGATACAAAACCCTCATCGGTGACTGATATGATTCGCAAACTTTCAGAAAAAAAATACGTCTCGTATAAGAAATACCAGGGTGTAAGTTTAACTGCGGATGGTACAGAAAAAGCATTATCAATAATTAGGAAGCACCGTTTGTGGGAGGTTTTTTTGGTTGATAAATTAGATTTTGCTTGGGATGAGGTTCATGATATTGCAGAGCAATTAGAACATATTAAGAGTGAAAAGCTAATTGATAGTTTAGATGAGCATCTGAATTTCCCAAAATTTGACCCACATGGCGATCCAATACCTTCTAAAAATGGGGAACTTACTAAAACGACTAAGAGATTGTTGAATGAGGTTGAATTAAAAAAAACCGGAATTTGTGTAGGGGTAAAAGATTCTTCAGCACCATTTTTAAAATTCTTAGACAAGCACGGTATTGCTCTGGGCGATCAAATTACAGTACTTGATAAAGAAGATTTTGACGGCTCTTTACAAATTAGTATAAATGATAAGTCTATTTTAATATCTCATCAAATAGCTTCAAATTTATATGTAAAATGCGAATAACTCCAGACGATTTTATGTCAATTTTATATAATGGAAGAAGAAGTTAAGCATAATAAACGGTCACTTGAAGAAGTAAATGAGTCTGTTTCAGTAGCTCAAAATACTTCTGTTTGGAAAAAAATTGCTGCTTTTTTCGGACCAGCTTATCTTATCAGTGTTGGTTATATGGATCCCGGAAATTGGGCAACCGATTTGGCAGGTGGTAGTCAATTTGGATATCAGCTACTATGGGTTTTATTAATGTCGAACATTATGGCATTATTACTACAAAGTTTAAGTGCTAGGTTAGGTATTGTTCAGGGAAAAGATTTAGCGCAGGCCTCAAGAGAAACGTATTCTAAGCCTATTAATTTTGTCCTTTATGTTTTGGCAGAAATCGCTATTGCAGCTTGCGATTTAGCCGAGGTTATAGGAATGGCTATTGGTTTACAGTTACTTTTTGATATTCCCCTAACTTGGGGTGTTTGTATAACGGTATTAGATACTTTTCTACT encodes:
- a CDS encoding metal-dependent transcriptional regulator, which codes for MTHSEENYLKAIYHLGGIEDETVSTNAIAEQMDTKPSSVTDMIRKLSEKKYVSYKKYQGVSLTADGTEKALSIIRKHRLWEVFLVDKLDFAWDEVHDIAEQLEHIKSEKLIDSLDEHLNFPKFDPHGDPIPSKNGELTKTTKRLLNEVELKKTGICVGVKDSSAPFLKFLDKHGIALGDQITVLDKEDFDGSLQISINDKSILISHQIASNLYVKCE